One region of Qipengyuania sp. SS22 genomic DNA includes:
- a CDS encoding cation transporter, translating into MGKSCCQTSEPDQDAHNNPRWRAILWVALIANAAMFVVEIVAGVAADSRSLQADALDFFGDAANYAISLGVAGMVLAWRAKAALFKAATMLAFGLWVIGYAIYGLVAGSNPEPQTMGVIGTLALIVNIVVALMLFRYRDGDANMRSVWICSRNDAIGNLAVLGAAFGVFGTGQAWPDLLVATIMAGLALWGAAEVFGHARRELAHQ; encoded by the coding sequence ATGGGCAAATCCTGCTGCCAAACATCCGAACCCGACCAGGATGCGCACAACAATCCACGCTGGCGCGCGATCCTATGGGTCGCACTCATCGCCAATGCGGCGATGTTCGTTGTCGAGATCGTCGCTGGCGTTGCAGCGGATTCCCGCTCGCTCCAGGCCGATGCCCTCGATTTCTTCGGCGACGCCGCCAACTACGCCATCAGCCTCGGCGTTGCCGGCATGGTGTTGGCCTGGCGTGCCAAGGCGGCTCTGTTCAAGGCCGCCACGATGCTTGCTTTCGGCCTGTGGGTGATTGGCTATGCCATCTACGGTCTGGTCGCTGGATCGAATCCTGAACCCCAGACAATGGGTGTGATCGGGACGCTCGCGTTGATCGTGAACATTGTCGTCGCGCTCATGCTGTTCCGCTACCGCGATGGCGATGCCAACATGCGCTCGGTGTGGATTTGCTCGCGCAATGACGCGATCGGCAACCTGGCCGTGCTTGGCGCAGCGTTCGGTGTGTTCGGAACCGGACAGGCATGGCCCGATCTTCTGGTAGCCACCATTATGGCGGGACTGGCCTTGTGGGGCGCCGCCGAGGTCTTCGGGCATGCCCGCCGCGAACTCGCGCACCAGTGA